The proteins below are encoded in one region of Scophthalmus maximus strain ysfricsl-2021 chromosome 4, ASM2237912v1, whole genome shotgun sequence:
- the LOC118302450 gene encoding E3 ubiquitin-protein ligase RNF128, whose product MGETTQHFPLLLLCLSGLVRCSAAFVFWTAEMEIRYLNNNNETVDKICECGVYGRNSAVETVSGIVTLPKEDTKGCGPGPVYNRNSSSPKWIALVKRGNCTFSEKINAARRLGAVGVVVYNVDGTGNSTTHMAHSDSVEAVAIMIGNNQGMEVVRLVKNGTNVHMTILVGSPHGPWMDTYWLYFLSIAFFIVTAASIAYFVFISANRLYNLRQHRRSERRLKSDAKKAIGRLRVRTLKRDDEETTSDSHMCAVCIESYRAGEVVTVLTCDHIFHKACIEPWLLEKRNCPMCKCDILKALGIEDETKESDSPADVTVITVAGEETLYNVPLTDPASSDPGRHQNLYENRAFEDETEAARR is encoded by the coding sequence ATGGGTGAGACGACACAACACTTTCCCCTTCTTTTGCTGTGTCTGTCGGGGCTTGTTCGCTGCTCAGCTGCCTTCGTGTTTTGGACAGCCGAGATGGAAATAAGatatctcaacaacaacaatgagacTGTGGACAAAATTTGCGAGTGTGGGGTGTACGGTCGTAACTCTGCAGTGGAGACGGTGTCAGGCATTGTGACACTTCCCAAGGAGGACACCAAAGGCTGTGGCCCAGGTCCCGTCTACAACCGCAATTCCAGTTCCCCAAAATGGATAGCCTTGGTTAAAAGAGGCAACTGTACCTTCAGTGAGAAGATCAATGCTGCCAGACGTCTCGGAGCAGTTGGTGTGGTGGTGTATAACGTGGACGGCACTGGTAACAGCACCACTCACATGGCACACTCCGATTCAGTTGAAGCTGTGGCTATCATGATCGGCAACAATCAGGGCATGGAGGTTGTCAGGCTGGTGAAGAATGGGACAAATGTGCATATGACTATTCTCGTAGGCAGCCCGCATGGACCCTGGATGGACACCTACTGGCTTTACTTCCTGTCCATTGCCTTCTTCATTGTGACAGCCGCCTCCATCGCCTACTTTGTGTTTATCTCTGCAAATCGTCTTTACAATCTGAGACAGCACAGGCGTTCGGAGAGGAGGCTGAAATCCGACGCCAAGAAGGCGATTGGGCGTCTACGAGTACGCACGCTCAAGAGAGACGACGAGGAAACTACGTCTGATTCCCATATGTGCGCCGTGTGTATTGAATCCTACAGGGCCGGGGAGGTGGTGACGGTGCTTACATGCGACCACATCTTTCATAAAGCCTGCATTGAGCCCTGGCTGCTGGAAAAGAGGAACTGCCCCATGTGTAAGTGTGACATCCTCAAGGCATTGGGAATTGAGGATGAGACCAAAGAGAGTGACTCACCAGCAGATGTCACTGTGATCACAGTGGCAGGAGAGGAAACCCTCTACAACGTCCCACTGACTGACCCAGCGAGCTCTGACCCGGGGAGACATCAGAATCTCTATGAAAACAGGGCCTTCGAGGACGAAACGGAGGCTGCGAGACGATGA